In one window of Paraflavitalea soli DNA:
- the ilvE gene encoding branched-chain-amino-acid transaminase has product MASYYNENTIVYLNGKYVKASEAKVDLYGQTMHYGLGVFEGIRSYHTVHGNTKIFKAVEHYDRLRNSAEALNMPYNWHTVDLIDATYEVLRQNNLQDAYIRPLVYGPANMSFNLNSESNIVIEVWEMGKFLGDKLLRVLASPFQRPNPGGFKIEAKACGHYVNSILASQDAKAKGYDEALLTDMHGFVAEGPGANMFYEKDGKLYTPALGHILPGITRATVIELCDELNIAVEEKTFTVDELKQADAAFFCGTAAEVIGWESLDKVKFPLDWNNSLGKVLQQAYKDRVTERSLAPERLDGLGKGLKSKEAISAR; this is encoded by the coding sequence ATGGCATCCTATTACAACGAAAATACCATTGTATACCTCAATGGGAAATACGTAAAAGCTTCCGAAGCGAAGGTTGATCTCTACGGTCAGACCATGCATTATGGCCTGGGCGTATTTGAAGGCATCCGTTCTTACCATACCGTGCATGGCAACACCAAGATATTCAAGGCAGTCGAACACTACGATCGCCTCAGGAATTCGGCCGAAGCACTCAATATGCCATACAACTGGCATACCGTAGACCTCATCGATGCTACCTATGAAGTGTTGCGCCAGAATAACCTGCAGGATGCCTATATCCGTCCCCTGGTGTATGGACCGGCCAACATGAGCTTCAACCTCAATTCCGAATCCAATATCGTGATCGAAGTATGGGAGATGGGCAAATTCCTCGGTGATAAATTATTACGCGTATTGGCTTCTCCCTTTCAACGCCCCAATCCCGGCGGATTTAAAATAGAGGCTAAAGCCTGTGGTCATTATGTCAATTCCATCTTAGCCAGCCAGGATGCCAAAGCCAAAGGATATGATGAAGCCCTCCTCACCGATATGCATGGTTTTGTAGCAGAAGGGCCCGGCGCCAACATGTTCTATGAAAAAGATGGCAAACTGTACACCCCGGCATTGGGCCATATCCTGCCCGGTATCACCAGGGCTACCGTTATCGAACTTTGTGATGAGCTCAATATAGCCGTTGAAGAAAAGACTTTCACCGTCGATGAATTGAAACAGGCCGATGCCGCTTTCTTCTGCGGTACAGCCGCCGAGGTCATTGGATGGGAATCACTGGACAAAGTAAAGTTCCCCCTCGACTGGAACAATAGCCTGGGCAAAGTATTGCAGCAGGCCTATAAGGATCGCGTAACCGAACGTTCCCTGGCCCCTGAAAGACTGGACGGCCTGGGCAAAGGTTTAAAGAGTAAAGAAGCTATTAGCGCAAGGTAG